From the Moraxella sp. FZFQ2102 genome, the window CGAACGCGCCTTTGAGTGCTGATTTTGGATTGTCCAAGGTCGCCTGAATGAGCATTCGCCCCATCCGACCTGATGCGCCCATGATGCCGATGTTAAGTTGTGTCATAATAGCGTCCTTTTTGTAGAGTTGATGGGTTGATTATACTGCAAAATCACAAGGATTTTTATAAAAAAATTCAAATTTTATCATGCGCCAACGAACGCAAAATCGCACAGTCCGAACGCGCATCGCCATGACACGCATCGTGCCATTGTTGTAGCGTGTCTTTCATCTGTTGCAATTGGCAAATCTTTTGGCTAAGCTCATCGATGTGCTGAGAAGTCAGTGCCTTGACCATGCTACTACTGCGATTCGGATCGTCTTGTAATGCCAATAACGCACGGATCTGCACCAATGAAAAATCCACCTGCCGTGCGCGTGCGATGAACTTAAGCCGCTCAATCTGGCTGTGCCCATAGATGCGATAACCTGCACCGCTGCGCGCTGTGGCAGGCAGCAGTCCTACTTTTTCATAATCGCGGATTTGCTTGGCGGACAGACCTGTGATGGCAGCGGCTTGACTGATATTCATATTGATGCTTGACTTTGACATAGGGTTAAGGTTTATACTAGCATCATCTACTGATAATCACAACCCAAACATCACAAAAGGAGCTTTTCATGACTCGCTTATCCGCCATACTGATGACAAGTGCCGCCCTGCTGCTGACCGCGTGCAATCAGAGCAATGAGCAAAGCACCAAACCTGCCGACAGCCAAGCCGCCACAACCGAACAAAGCAGCACCATGCCGATGGATCACGCACATCACAGCGCCGATGCCGCCATGCCGCCGCACGCAGCTGCCTATATGCAATCGATGAACACCATGCATGACGCGATGGTCGTAGCCGCCAAGTCCGCCAATGCCGATGTTGCCTTTGCCAAAGGCATGATCCCACATCACCAAGGCGCGATCGAAATGGCGAAAATCCAGCTAGAATATGGCAAAGACGATGCCATGCGTAAGCTTGCCCAAGACATCATCGATGCTCAAGGCATGGAGATTGAATTTATGCAAAATTGGCTAAGCACCGCCAAAGACGCCGATCGCACCGATGAGACGAGCGACCACGCCAAAGCCTATCTGTCTGACATGGCACTACATGAGCGCATGATGGCAGGGGTGCACCATGCCGACGCCGATGCTGCTTTTGTGCTGGGGATGATTCCACATCACCAAAGTGCGATCGAAATGGCGAAAATCGAACTACAATACGGCACGGATGACCAAATGCGCAATCTGGCACAAGGCATCATCGACGCCCAAGATCCCGAGATCACACTCATGCAAAACTGGCTAAAATCCAAAAATATCAGCGAGTAAATCCTGCACTCTTTGATGATTGATGGATATAAATAAAAAAATCCAATCGGTATGATGCGATCGCCGATTGGATTTTTGTTCGACTTGATAAAAGAAAACAGCTTGACGAAAACCAAGTAAAACAGTACTATCCTTGCTTTATTGCTTATTTTGCCAAGTTTACACAGTTTATTGATACGGTCGTATAAAAACAAAATAAGACTAGCGGCAAGCCTGCGATAGTGCAGGTAGTACAGCAAGGCGCGCGGACGCAGTATTATTTTTAAATTTTATAGACCATAAAATCGCCCAAGGATGCTCATGAACCTACAGCCCATCATCGCCACACCGACCACCATCATCACAGGCTTTTTGGGTGCAGGCAAAACCACGCTATTAAACACGCTCATCACTCACAAACTGAGCGATGATAAATGGGTACTATTGATCAATGAATTTGGCAAAATCGGCATCGATGGCAGCTTGATTACCCAAGATGATGACATCACCATCAAAGAAGTCAGTGGCGGCTGTATCTGCTGTACAGGGCAGCTGCCACTACAGATTGCCTTGGTCAGATTGCTTGGTGATCATAAGCCTAGCCGCCTAATCATCGAGCCGACAGGACTTGCCCATCCTGATGAGCTGCTCGGTCAGCTTGGCGCGGCGCATTGGCAAGCAAGCCTGAAACTACAAGCGGTGCTGTGCGTCGTCGCAGGAACGCAGTGGCAACAGGACAAATACCGCACGCACGATGGCTACATCGCCCATGTGCGCCACGCCGATGTCGTGCTATGCAATCGCACCGATGGCATCGATGTGGCAGCGCTGAGCGCATGGATTCGCGCCATCAATCCGCATGCCAAGATCATCTTGGATGGTGCAGATGATGACTTGCAAGCCTTACTGGATCTACCACATCACAGCACGCTCCCTGCTCGCACGGTCGCACTGGGCGCACCAAATCAGCCCGCCAACAACACCCCAGCGGACGCGCCCATCAGCCTGCCCTATCGCTATCATGAGCGCATCGGTGAGCATCATGTCGGCGGTTGGCGACTGCCTGCCGAGTGGCAATTTGACAGCTACGATCTACAAAAATGGCTACTGTCACGCCCTAACTATCTGCGTATCAAAGGCATCATCCACACCACCGAAGGCTGGCTGATGCTCAATATCGCCCCTGACGGCATCAGCATTAGCGACACTGACGAGAGAGCCGATAGCCGTCTTGAGATGATTTTTGCTGATCAGATCAGTGATGACACTTGGCAAGTATGGGATGGGGAGTTGATGGGGATGAAATCTTAGAAAAATAACCAAACCACCACCATCACGATGATGATCAGTAGGATCAATCCACCACAGCCGCCTGATGATTTCTTACGAGTTCTGCGGCGGCGACTGCTACTGGTATAGGACATTCCTGTCCCTGGTATGCCTACGGTGGTACGACAACCTTTTTTGCCAAAATTCATCGATGCGCCTTTACCACCTAAGGATACGCTGCTTAAGCCTTTTTTGCTGACATTCAGCTTTACCCCCGGTATGATTTTAAAACTCTTTTTAAAACGAAATCCCATACACCACTCCAATCACTCATTAAAGCTGTTACCACTTAAACAAAACCAACAATCTTCCTAGCAAGATACAGCACGACAAATAAGCTGATCGCCATCGATAGGAAAAAGGCTGTCAAATGCAAATCATCTTCACTTTGCGGCTTGTACCGCTGCTTAAATCGCTTATCCGCCTTGCCGCTTTTGGTTTTGCGAGTGGCAGATGGCAATGACACAAAGAACAAAGCCACAAAGCCAATTGCAAAAAGATACAGCATGCCTGCACCGATAAAGTCGTTCTCAAAACCAAAAATTCTTTGGGCAACATAGTCATACCCATACGCATAAACAGTCAAACACACCGACACAATCACTGCGCGGACAAAGGCAGTACTCGCCCACGGCAATAGGTCACAAATGCGCAAAATCAAGAACATCATAATAATCAAAGAAAGTACAAATAAAGCGATTACCATATCCAATCCTAATTTTGACCCGTGAATACAAAACAACCCAAGCCACAAAAACTCATGACTTGGGCTGACTACTGCATTTGGATTACTTCAGCAGCTTTTTAAGCAGGCTTGCAATGCCTTTTTGTTCAGTGCTGCGAGCTGCACGGGCTTTGGCCATGCGCTCGGCGACTGCCTTACCTTCTTTGGTACGCAGATCGACTTTGCCGTCTGCACGGCGTTTCACGCTTGAAGTTGCAGGCTTTTTGGCAGTTGTCTTGGTGGTGGTTTTTGCAGCAGGTTTTGCCGCTGCTTTTTCTGCCGCTTTAGCAGCTTTTGCTTTTGCTAGGCGAGCTTTTTTGGCACGCTCAACCAACTCTTTGTACTCTTTGGTACGCTTATCCACTTTACCACTGGCGGTTCTTTTTAGAGTGCTCATCACATATTCTCCCTTAATTACTCTTCATCTTCGATGACTAGGTCATCCATTTCATCGACAAAGTCATCAAAAATTTCGCTTGCACGATCTTCTGAGACACCCAAAATATCTGCAAATGTAAAATAATTTGCCAGCTCATTGACGCTGATCACGCCATCAGCTGCTAGGACATTTAGGCAAATCAGCAATACCGCTTCTTGGTCAGCAACCGCTTCAGCAGCTACGGCAAGATACTCATCAAACGCATCATCAACCATCGCTGAGATCTTATCAACTTCACTTGCCACAGCAGCGTCAAGATCAGCAAAACCCAGTTCATCAGACAGACCGATAACGCAGCCTTGAGCGATTTCGTCATAAACACCTTCGCCCGCTACAACAGATGCACCCAAAAACGGTGCAATAACTTTAGTACTTAGTGCCATAATTTTTTCCTTATCAATTAATAAAAATTAGCCTGCCATCATATTGGTCACAGCATAACCAACCACCGCCAAGATGATGATAATTAGCCAGAACCACATCGGAATACCGCCCTTTTTCTCTTCGGCGTATTCGTAGCGAATCTCATAGCCTGCCGGTGCAGATTTAGATACCGTGCCCACACTGCCTGTGATACCGTACTTGGCCATCTCAGCTTGCAAGCGTTCAAGGCTGCCTGATGTCCACACTTTGTTAAACGCGACTTTTTGACCATTGCCCAAAGTCAGCCACTCGCCATCTTTGGTAAAACACGCATTGCCATTGACGAACCAATCAGAAGTCTGCTCTGCAAACTCACTCTCGGTATAAAACAAATGATCAATACCCGCATCAGGGCAAATCGGTGATTTTGGGAATTTGGTGCGTAGTTCTGCTGCCGTAACTGATGGATGCATCGCAACGAAAGCTGCCATCATGCCAAGTGCAGTACGGTTTTGGCTTTTGCCAATTACTTGGGCTTTGGTGATTTTTTTACTCACAACTTTTCCTTTAATAGATAAAAATTTTATTAAAATACAATGGTTTGTGTGCTATTGTCAAAATCAATAACATAACCTGCTACAGCTGATTTATCCACCGAGCCAACTTCACCTGTGATGCCATGCTCCGCCAATGCAGTTTGTAGTTTTTCTAGACTTTTTGCTGTCCACACTTTGTTGAAAGCCACTTTTTGGCCATCACCAAGTTCAAGCCATTCGCCATCTTTATCAAAGCAGGCATTGCCATTGATAAACCATTCGTTGCCGCTTGCGATCAGCTCATCGATTTCATCTTCACTAAAGAACAGTTTTTCGACACCCGCATCAGGACAGATTTCTTTCATTGGGAATTGTTCATTTAGCTCTTCTGCGGTCAATGATGGATTTAGTGCAACATACGCCGCCATCATGCCAAGTGCCGTGCGGTTTTGGAATTTGCCAGTGACTTGCACTTCCACAGACTCAAAGCAAATCTCAAAGCCTGCTGTCGCCGACTTATCCACCGTGCCGACCTCACCTGTGATGCCATAGTCCACCAATGCAGTTTGTAGTTTTTCTAGACTTTTTGCTGTCCACACTTTGTTGAACGCAAGCTTACGACCATTGCCCAAAGTTAGCCATTCGCCATCTTTGGTAAAGCAAGCATTATCATTGATGAACCATTCGTTGCCATTGGCTTGCTCTTGCTCGATTTCGCTTTTGCTATAAAATAGTTGACCAATGCCTGCGTCAGGGCAGACATCTTTGGTGGTGAACATCTCTTTAAGCGTTGATGTATTGACTGATGGATGCATAGCGACAAAAGCAGTCATCATGCCAAGCGCCGTACGGTTTTGATGCTTGCCCGTGACTTGTGCTTTGATAATTTTCTTACTCATGATTGATTTCCTATTGTGATGTTTGCTAAAAATTTATCTGCCAATTTATGCCAAAGCATCAATCAGCTTTGAGCCAAATTGGCGAGTATTCCAGCCATCGTCATACTCAAAGCCAATCGAATCAGCGATTTCACG encodes:
- the cueR gene encoding Cu(I)-responsive transcriptional regulator; the encoded protein is MNISQAAAITGLSAKQIRDYEKVGLLPATARSGAGYRIYGHSQIERLKFIARARQVDFSLVQIRALLALQDDPNRSSSMVKALTSQHIDELSQKICQLQQMKDTLQQWHDACHGDARSDCAILRSLAHDKI
- a CDS encoding DUF305 domain-containing protein yields the protein MTRLSAILMTSAALLLTACNQSNEQSTKPADSQAATTEQSSTMPMDHAHHSADAAMPPHAAAYMQSMNTMHDAMVVAAKSANADVAFAKGMIPHHQGAIEMAKIQLEYGKDDAMRKLAQDIIDAQGMEIEFMQNWLSTAKDADRTDETSDHAKAYLSDMALHERMMAGVHHADADAAFVLGMIPHHQSAIEMAKIELQYGTDDQMRNLAQGIIDAQDPEITLMQNWLKSKNISE
- a CDS encoding GTP-binding protein, with amino-acid sequence MNLQPIIATPTTIITGFLGAGKTTLLNTLITHKLSDDKWVLLINEFGKIGIDGSLITQDDDITIKEVSGGCICCTGQLPLQIALVRLLGDHKPSRLIIEPTGLAHPDELLGQLGAAHWQASLKLQAVLCVVAGTQWQQDKYRTHDGYIAHVRHADVVLCNRTDGIDVAALSAWIRAINPHAKIILDGADDDLQALLDLPHHSTLPARTVALGAPNQPANNTPADAPISLPYRYHERIGEHHVGGWRLPAEWQFDSYDLQKWLLSRPNYLRIKGIIHTTEGWLMLNIAPDGISISDTDERADSRLEMIFADQISDDTWQVWDGELMGMKS
- a CDS encoding DUF4236 domain-containing protein yields the protein MGFRFKKSFKIIPGVKLNVSKKGLSSVSLGGKGASMNFGKKGCRTTVGIPGTGMSYTSSSRRRRTRKKSSGGCGGLILLIIIVMVVVWLFF